In Roseofilum casamattae BLCC-M143, a single window of DNA contains:
- the rimI gene encoding ribosomal protein S18-alanine N-acetyltransferase, which yields MNWNTSLSSHLHAIAPKHLDRVLALDALCLGGIWSQDAYERELDSPNSDLLGITLWPTLVGFGCSWAIVDEAHITLLAIHLQYQGLGLGQFLLCSLLRAARDRNLERATLEVKDSNKRAISLYEKLGFTVAGRRPKYYQETGEDAVILWLDNLQSSEVCDRLTIAQREAEVKFQKSYENIGRSPNV from the coding sequence ATGAATTGGAATACTTCTCTATCATCTCATCTCCATGCGATCGCGCCCAAACACCTAGATCGAGTTTTAGCCCTCGATGCGCTCTGTTTGGGTGGAATCTGGAGCCAAGATGCCTACGAACGAGAGCTAGATAGCCCCAATAGCGACTTATTGGGCATTACCTTATGGCCTACTCTCGTCGGTTTTGGTTGCTCCTGGGCCATTGTAGACGAAGCCCATATTACCCTGCTCGCCATCCATCTCCAATATCAAGGATTGGGATTGGGGCAGTTTCTCTTATGTAGCTTATTACGAGCAGCCCGCGATCGCAATTTAGAGCGAGCCACCTTAGAAGTCAAAGACTCCAATAAACGAGCGATTTCTCTCTACGAAAAACTCGGATTTACCGTAGCCGGACGACGACCGAAATACTATCAAGAAACGGGAGAAGATGCCGTTATTTTATGGCTTGATAACTTACAGTCTTCGGAAGTTTGCGATCGCCTAACCATCGCACAACGAGAAGCCGAAGTAAAATTCCAAAAATCTTATGAAAACATTGGGCGATCGCCCAATGTTTGA